Proteins encoded in a region of the Sphingopyxis sp. OAS728 genome:
- a CDS encoding ABC transporter ATP-binding protein, whose amino-acid sequence MSAVLSIDFAAAERVAAPDFSHRPVAVEVSDVNRNFTGTNVLDSLNLTIHSGEFVALLGASGSGKTTLLRILAGLDAPDGGEAWVPEARTVVFQEPRLVQSKSVWKNVVIGLSGKQASRECAEAALAEVGLGHRTDAWPATLSGGEAQRAALARALVREPRLLLLDEPFAALDALTRLKMQRLIGELCQAHGPATLLVTHDVEEAILLADRILVLKGGQIGYDTRVRLPHPRRAGGEEFDALRDTLLAELGVPQTH is encoded by the coding sequence ATGTCCGCCGTCCTTTCGATCGACTTCGCCGCCGCCGAGCGCGTCGCCGCGCCCGACTTTTCGCACCGCCCCGTCGCGGTCGAGGTCAGCGACGTCAACCGCAATTTCACCGGCACCAATGTCCTCGACAGCCTGAACCTCACGATCCACAGCGGCGAGTTCGTCGCGCTGCTCGGCGCATCGGGCAGCGGCAAGACGACCCTGCTGCGCATCCTCGCGGGTCTCGACGCGCCGGACGGCGGCGAAGCGTGGGTGCCCGAGGCGCGCACCGTGGTGTTTCAGGAACCGCGCCTCGTCCAGTCGAAGAGCGTATGGAAGAATGTCGTGATCGGTCTGTCGGGCAAGCAGGCGTCGCGCGAATGCGCCGAGGCGGCACTCGCCGAGGTCGGGCTGGGTCACCGCACCGATGCCTGGCCCGCAACGCTATCGGGCGGCGAGGCACAGCGCGCGGCGCTGGCGCGGGCGTTGGTGCGCGAGCCGCGCCTGTTGCTGCTCGACGAGCCCTTTGCAGCGCTCGACGCGCTCACCCGGCTCAAGATGCAGCGGCTGATCGGCGAGCTGTGCCAGGCGCATGGCCCCGCGACCCTGCTCGTCACGCACGACGTCGAGGAAGCGATCCTGCTCGCCGACCGCATCCTCGTGCTCAAGGGCGGACAGATCGGGTATGACACGCGCGTCCGCCTGCCGCATCCGCGCCGTGCCGGGGGCGAAGAGTTCGACGCGCTGCGCGATACGCTGCTCGCCGAGCTCGGCGTGCCACAGACGCACTGA